A genomic region of Macaca thibetana thibetana isolate TM-01 chromosome 14, ASM2454274v1, whole genome shotgun sequence contains the following coding sequences:
- the LOC126935162 gene encoding olfactory receptor 10A6: MKRQNQSSVVEFILLGFSNFPELQGQLFGVFLVIYLATLIGNAIIIVIISLDQNLHVPMYLFLLNLSVVDLSFSTVIMPEMLVVLSTEKTTISFGGCFAQMYFILLFGGAECFLLGAMAYDRFAAICHPLNYQMIMNKGVFMKLVIFSWALGFMLGTVQTSWVSSFPFCGLNEINHISCETPAVLELACADTFLFEIYAFTGTFLIILVPFLLILLSYIRILFAILKIPSTTGRQKAFSTCASHLTSVTLFYGTANMTYLQPKSGYSPETKKLMSLSYSLLTPLLNPLIYSLQNSEMKRALMKLWRRRVVLHTI; this comes from the coding sequence atgaaaagacaaaatcaaaGCTCTGTGGTTGAATTCATCCTCTTGGGTTTTTCTAACTTTCCTGAGCTCCAGGGGCAGCTCTTTGGGGTTTTCCTGGTTATTTATCTGGCGACCCTGATAGGAAATGCCATCATTATAGTCATCATCTCCCTAGACCAGAACCTCCATGTTCCCATGTACCTGTTCCTCCTGAACTTATCTGTGGTGGACCTGAGTTTCAGTACAGTTATTATGCCTGAAATGCTGGTGGtcctctctactgaaaaaactACAATTTCTTTTGGGGGCTGTTTTGCACAGATGTATTTCATCCTTCTTTTTGGTGGGGCTGAATGTTTTCTCCTGGGAGCAATGGCTTATGACCGATTTGCTGCAATTTGTCATCCTCTCAACTACCAAATGATTATGAATAAAGGGGTTTTTATGAAATTAGTTATATTTTCATGGGCCTTAGGTTTTATGTTAGGTACTGTGCAAACGTCATGGGTATCTAGTTTTCCCTTTTGTGGCCTTAATGAAATTAACCATATATCTTGTGAAACCCCAGCAGTGTTAGAACTTGCATGTGCAGACACGTTTTTGTTTGAAATCTATGCATTCACAGGCACCTTTTTGATTATTTTGGTTCCTTTCTTGTTGATACTCCTGTCTTACATTCGAATTCTTTTTGCCATCCTGAAGATTCCATCAACTACTGGGAGACAAAAGGCCTTTTCAACCTGTGCCTCTCACCTCACATCTGTGACCCTGTTCTACGGCACAGCCAATATGACTTATTTACAGCCCAAATCTGGCTACTCACCAGAAACCAAGAAACTGATGTCACTGTCTTATTCACTTCTGACACCTCTGCTGAATCCACTTATCTACAGTCTGCAAAACAGTGAGATGAAGAGGGCTTTGATGAAACTATGGCGAAGGCGAGTGGTTTTACACACAATCTGA
- the LOC126935159 gene encoding olfactory receptor 10A3 encodes MKRQNQSCVVEFILLGFSNFPELQVQLFGIFLVIYVVTLIGNAIIIVVISLNQSLHVPMYLFLLNLSVVEVSFSAVIMSEMLVVLSTEKTTVSFGGCFAQMYFILIFGGTECFLLGAMAYDRFAAICHPLNYQVIMNRGVFMKLVMFSWISGIMVATVQTTWVFSFLFYGPNEINHLSCETAAVLELVCADTFLFEIFAFTGTILIVMVPFLLILLSYTRVLFAILKMPSTTGRQKAFSTCASHLTSVTLFYGTANMTYLQPKSGYSPETKTLMSLSYSLLTPLLNPLIYTLRNSDMKRALIKLCQRNVVLHTV; translated from the coding sequence atgaaaagacaaaatcaaaGCTGTGTGGTTGAATTCATCCTCCTGGGCTTTTCTAACTTTCCTGAGCTCCAGGTGCAGCTCTTTGGGATTTTCCTAGTTATTTATGTGGTGACCTTGATAGGAAATGCCATCATTATAGTCGTCATCTCCTTAAACCAGAGCCTCCACGTTCCCATGTACCTGTTCCTCCTAAATTTATCTGTGGTGGAGGTGAGTTTCAGTGCAGTCATTATGTCTGAAATGCTGGTGGTGCTCTCTACTGAGAAAACTACGGTTTCTTTTGGGGGCTGTTTTGCACAGATGTATTTCATCCTTATTTTTGGTGGGACTGAATGTTTTCTCCTGGGAGCAATGGCTTATGACCGGTTTGCTGCAATTTGCCATCCTCTGAACTACCAAGTGATTATGAACAGAGGGGTTTTTATGAAATTAGTAATGTTCTCATGGATCTCAGGGATCATGGTGGCTACTGTGCAGACCACTtgggtatttagttttctgttttatggCCCCAATGAAATTAATCATCTGTCTTGTGAAACCGCAGCAGTACTAGAGCTTGTGTGTGCAGACACCTTCTTATTTGAAATCTTTGCCTTCACAGGCACCATTTTGATTGTTATGGTTCCTTTCTTGTTGATCCTCTTGTCTTACACTCGAGTTCTGTTTGCCATCCTGAAGATGCCATCAACTACAGGGAGACAAAAGGCCTTTTCCACCTGTGCCTCTCACCTCACATCTGTGACCCTGTTCTATGGCACAGCCAATATGACTTATTTACAGCCCAAATCTGGCTACTCACCAGAAACCAAGACACTGATGTCACTGTCTTACTCACTGCTTACCCCTCTCCTGAATCCACTCATTTACACCTTGCGAAACAGTGACATGAAAAGGGCTTTGATAAAATTATGTCAAAGAAACGTGGTTTTACACACAGTCTGA